Proteins encoded by one window of Paenibacillus sp. DCT19:
- a CDS encoding cupin domain-containing protein produces the protein MILENGAIPAQVINATSSRKILGMGGTLMMVEVSFAEGGIGEVHSHDRHEQVSYIVKGSFEVQVGEDTRILKAGDSFYAGYNVPHGVKALEDSIILDVFTPFREDFIEEPQ, from the coding sequence ATGATATTGGAAAATGGAGCGATTCCTGCACAAGTCATTAACGCAACGAGCTCTCGTAAGATTTTGGGTATGGGCGGAACATTGATGATGGTAGAGGTGAGCTTTGCAGAAGGTGGAATTGGTGAGGTTCACTCTCATGATCGGCATGAACAGGTAAGCTATATCGTCAAGGGTAGCTTTGAAGTTCAAGTTGGTGAGGATACACGCATCCTGAAAGCAGGGGACAGTTTCTATGCTGGCTATAACGTCCCGCATGGAGTGAAGGCACTGGAAGATTCCATCATCCTTGATGTGTTTACGCCATTTCGTGAGGATTTCATTGAGGAGCCCCAATGA